A region of Nostoc sp. KVJ3 DNA encodes the following proteins:
- a CDS encoding strawberry notch family protein, with translation MVQQLFTQGSLFDLQTVIDYGQSVINVAQELAKVLTDNRPLSTKTVSSQMNRYFLGTAASGAWQWKDAYEAIEVAQILYLRHLGIKILSQQPQVVVQQLEELTALCPTHTRRSEESVQLQQFSTPLPLAYLVALAGQISSSDLILEPSAGTGLIAQFGKLQGASLMLNELAPDREKILRRLFPGTPLFSVNAEQINDYLVGKTQPSVVLMNPPFSASPKINSRNPDATPRHINSALQRLADGGRLVTITANWFSPNNPTWRETFFKWQDFARVLLSVGVNGKVYSKHGTTMETRITVFDKVPADNPGDIPCIPETLDLPELLALIEQLPERSPWERSEEVKAAAKAIVVQLPKRTTVAQPETVSFLPDDIVVLEYEVIEWTASEGLKDTLYETYRPQRIRIKDALPHPSLLCESAALALVSPPAPTYKPHLPRNIITQGLLSEAQLESVIYAGQAHCEFLSGSYIVDDSWDNVTVAATGEENAVRFRRGWFLGDGTGAGKGRQCAGIILDNWCQGRQKAIWVSKSSALIEDARRDWCALGGTERDIIDLSNIKLGDPIPFTQGILFCTYSTLRSQKNGKSRLKQIVEWAGKDFEGAIAFDECHVMGNAMAQEGKLGMVAASQQGIVGLRLQNALPQARVVYVSATGATKVSNLSYANRLGLWQTGDFPFTSREDFVESIEGGGIAAMEVVARDLKALGLYLARSLSFEGVEYQTLEIELTPTQERSYNSYSDAFQVIHHNLDKALEACNISGSKTYNRAAKMSAVSQFESHKQRFFNHLLTGMKCPTLIKAIEQDLVLGLAVVIQIVSTNEELLKRRLDEVPASEWKDLNLDLTPREYVMDYLMSAFPIHLHSIHSGEDGEERSEPVFDADGSPVISQEAVTLRDALVDKLTSLDPIPGALEQLLWHFGNKQVAEVTGRSKRVLKDDSGRLFVDSRGSGANIAETAAFMQGDKQILIFSDAGGTGRSYHADLNAVNRKRRSHYLLEAGWRADNAIQGLGRSHRTNQASAPVFRPVTTNVIGERRFISTIARRLDSLGALTRGQRQTGGNGIFEAKDNLESNYAQHALYELFKQIYQGRFYEMSLGKFEQMTGLSLTSHEGGMKIDLPPLRQFLNRLLALRIDMQNIIFERFELLLSQQIETAIANGVYEIGVETLRAERFTVESQEAVYTHPETNSTTNYLKIERVQRNNIRTANEMLEFADKYQGRFMVNEKGIAAVTIPTHSIFDAEGGVVLRVLLVRPQKETRVIVEQLNSSTWRQVSADTFVATWSIEVETLPLVSS, from the coding sequence ATGGTACAGCAACTTTTCACTCAAGGTTCTTTATTCGATTTGCAAACAGTAATCGATTATGGGCAGTCAGTTATTAATGTTGCCCAAGAGCTTGCAAAAGTTTTAACAGATAATCGCCCTCTCTCTACAAAAACTGTTTCTTCCCAGATGAATCGCTACTTTCTAGGCACTGCTGCGTCCGGTGCGTGGCAGTGGAAAGACGCTTACGAAGCTATTGAAGTGGCGCAAATATTATATCTGCGTCATCTGGGAATTAAGATTTTATCACAACAACCTCAAGTGGTTGTGCAACAATTAGAAGAATTAACAGCCCTCTGCCCGACGCATACTCGCCGTAGTGAAGAGTCAGTACAGCTTCAGCAATTCTCGACACCGTTGCCCCTGGCATACTTGGTAGCATTGGCGGGACAAATCAGTAGCAGCGACCTCATCCTTGAGCCAAGTGCCGGGACTGGCTTAATAGCCCAATTTGGGAAACTACAAGGCGCAAGTCTGATGCTCAACGAGCTTGCACCCGATAGGGAGAAGATTCTGCGACGGCTATTCCCTGGCACTCCACTATTCTCAGTAAACGCGGAACAGATTAACGACTATCTGGTTGGCAAGACTCAGCCTTCAGTTGTTCTGATGAATCCACCTTTCTCCGCATCTCCCAAAATCAACAGTCGCAACCCCGACGCAACTCCTCGCCACATCAACTCGGCATTGCAAAGACTGGCTGATGGTGGACGGCTGGTAACAATCACAGCCAATTGGTTCTCTCCCAATAATCCTACTTGGCGAGAGACTTTCTTTAAGTGGCAGGATTTTGCGCGAGTTCTACTGTCTGTTGGGGTCAACGGCAAAGTGTACTCCAAACACGGGACGACGATGGAAACCCGGATTACGGTATTTGACAAGGTTCCGGCTGATAATCCCGGCGACATCCCCTGTATTCCCGAAACCTTGGACTTACCCGAACTGCTGGCGTTGATTGAGCAATTACCTGAGCGATCTCCGTGGGAACGCTCAGAAGAAGTCAAAGCTGCTGCGAAGGCAATTGTTGTTCAATTGCCAAAACGTACTACAGTTGCACAACCAGAAACAGTTTCCTTTCTTCCAGACGACATAGTAGTGTTGGAGTATGAGGTTATCGAGTGGACGGCTAGTGAGGGTTTGAAAGATACCCTATACGAAACCTATCGCCCACAGCGAATCCGAATCAAGGACGCTTTACCTCATCCCTCATTGCTTTGCGAAAGTGCAGCCTTAGCACTTGTCTCACCACCGGCTCCAACTTACAAACCACATCTCCCACGGAACATCATCACACAAGGTTTGTTGTCAGAGGCACAACTTGAAAGCGTTATTTACGCAGGTCAGGCGCACTGTGAATTTCTGTCTGGGTCTTATATTGTGGATGATTCGTGGGATAACGTGACTGTTGCGGCGACTGGCGAAGAAAACGCCGTTAGATTTCGCCGTGGCTGGTTTCTTGGCGATGGGACAGGTGCTGGTAAGGGTAGACAATGTGCAGGAATCATCCTCGACAACTGGTGTCAGGGGCGGCAAAAAGCAATCTGGGTATCTAAAAGTTCTGCCCTAATTGAAGATGCACGTAGAGATTGGTGTGCGCTGGGTGGTACTGAGCGCGATATCATCGACCTGAGCAACATCAAACTTGGCGATCCAATTCCCTTCACCCAAGGCATCCTATTCTGCACCTACTCAACCCTACGTTCTCAAAAGAATGGTAAAAGTCGGCTTAAGCAAATCGTTGAGTGGGCAGGCAAGGACTTTGAGGGAGCGATCGCATTTGATGAGTGTCACGTGATGGGTAACGCAATGGCGCAAGAGGGCAAACTGGGCATGGTTGCAGCATCCCAGCAAGGTATTGTTGGGCTGAGGTTGCAAAACGCATTACCGCAGGCACGGGTTGTCTATGTCTCTGCGACTGGTGCAACTAAAGTCTCAAATCTCTCATACGCCAATCGCCTGGGGCTTTGGCAGACTGGAGATTTCCCGTTTACCTCCCGTGAGGATTTTGTAGAATCCATTGAGGGCGGTGGTATTGCAGCGATGGAGGTTGTTGCTAGGGATTTGAAAGCATTGGGTCTGTATTTGGCGCGGAGTCTTTCATTCGAGGGAGTTGAGTACCAGACTCTCGAAATTGAGTTAACGCCGACGCAGGAACGGAGTTATAACAGCTATTCTGATGCTTTTCAAGTTATTCACCATAATTTAGACAAAGCCCTGGAAGCTTGTAATATCTCTGGTTCCAAGACTTACAACCGTGCTGCAAAGATGAGCGCGGTGTCTCAGTTCGAGTCGCACAAGCAAAGATTCTTCAATCATCTGTTGACTGGGATGAAATGCCCTACCCTGATCAAAGCAATTGAGCAGGATCTAGTCCTTGGTCTTGCAGTTGTCATTCAAATAGTTTCGACTAATGAAGAACTTTTGAAACGACGACTTGATGAAGTTCCGGCTTCGGAATGGAAGGATCTCAATCTTGATCTGACTCCACGGGAATATGTTATGGATTATTTGATGAGTGCTTTTCCGATTCATCTGCATTCCATTCATTCTGGCGAGGATGGAGAAGAAAGATCCGAGCCAGTCTTTGATGCCGATGGTTCTCCAGTTATTTCCCAAGAAGCTGTAACCTTGAGAGATGCCTTAGTAGACAAACTCACCAGCCTTGATCCCATCCCCGGCGCATTAGAACAATTGCTGTGGCACTTCGGTAACAAGCAAGTGGCTGAAGTTACAGGTCGTAGCAAGCGAGTTCTGAAAGATGATTCGGGGCGTTTGTTCGTTGATTCACGGGGTAGTGGCGCGAATATTGCTGAAACTGCTGCGTTTATGCAGGGTGACAAACAAATCCTCATTTTCAGTGACGCTGGTGGGACAGGCAGAAGTTATCATGCTGACCTCAACGCTGTGAATCGTAAAAGGCGATCACACTATCTTTTAGAAGCCGGCTGGAGGGCAGACAACGCAATTCAAGGGCTTGGACGATCGCACCGCACAAACCAAGCATCAGCACCCGTGTTCAGACCTGTTACCACTAACGTTATAGGTGAACGCCGCTTTATCTCAACCATTGCCCGAAGGCTGGATAGCTTGGGCGCTCTTACTCGTGGTCAACGGCAGACGGGTGGCAATGGGATATTTGAGGCTAAGGATAATCTGGAGTCTAACTATGCACAACACGCACTATACGAGTTGTTTAAGCAGATTTATCAGGGTCGATTTTATGAAATGTCTTTAGGAAAGTTCGAGCAAATGACTGGACTTAGCTTAACCTCTCATGAAGGCGGCATGAAAATCGACTTGCCCCCATTGCGGCAATTCCTCAATCGGCTGCTGGCTCTACGAATTGATATGCAAAACATCATTTTCGAGCGATTTGAATTGTTGCTGAGTCAGCAGATTGAAACAGCGATCGCTAATGGTGTTTACGAGATAGGTGTAGAGACACTCCGGGCTGAACGCTTTACTGTTGAGAGCCAGGAGGCAGTTTATACACACCCTGAAACAAATAGCACAACCAACTACTTGAAAATTGAGCGCGTTCAGAGGAACAACATCAGAACTGCTAATGAGATGCTTGAGTTTGCCGACAAGTACCAAGGGCGATTCATGGTGAATGAAAAAGGTATTGCGGCTGTAACAATTCCAACGCATAGTATATTCGATGCTGAAGGTGGTGTTGTGCTAAGGGTATTACTCGTCCGCCCACAAAAAGAAACTCGTGTCATAGTGGAACAGCTAAATTCTTCCACTTGGCGGCAGGTTTCGGCTGATACGTTTGTTGCGACGTGGTCTATTGAAGTGGAGACACTGCCATTGGTGTCAAGTTAA
- a CDS encoding RpoD/SigA family RNA polymerase sigma factor — MPSPTTDLVRSYLKEIGRYPLLTPEQEITNARLVQQMMAIEEQRSSLALQLKREPTTRELTTSLGQTEAEVQSIVQQGQKAKHKMVTANLRLVVAIAKKYQNHNLDFLDLLQEGALGLQRGVEKFDPNKGYKLSTYTYWWITQSITRAVADKSRTIRLPIHINEKLNKIRRVQQQLSQSLGRPPVVAEIAESLNVLPSQIREYLHVSRTPVSLEMRVGDERETELADILPMDGISLDEQITQELLHQDLSKLLALLNPRQREVLTLRFGLSDNQQLTLSQVAKRLNLSRETIRKTEHLALKILRSHQNKIKDYLLN; from the coding sequence ATGCCCAGCCCAACTACGGACTTAGTTCGTTCCTACCTCAAAGAAATCGGACGCTACCCTCTGCTAACTCCTGAGCAAGAAATTACAAATGCTAGGCTTGTGCAGCAGATGATGGCGATTGAAGAACAGCGCTCAAGCCTTGCACTTCAATTAAAGCGAGAACCAACCACAAGAGAATTAACTACCTCGCTTGGGCAAACCGAAGCTGAAGTACAGTCAATCGTTCAACAAGGTCAAAAAGCTAAACATAAAATGGTGACAGCTAACCTACGATTGGTGGTAGCGATCGCTAAAAAGTACCAGAATCATAATTTAGATTTTCTCGATTTGCTCCAAGAGGGGGCACTGGGACTACAGCGTGGGGTCGAGAAATTTGACCCTAACAAAGGCTATAAACTATCAACCTATACTTATTGGTGGATTACCCAGTCAATAACACGTGCTGTAGCAGATAAGTCTCGCACTATTCGTTTACCAATTCATATCAACGAAAAGTTAAACAAAATCAGGAGAGTACAGCAGCAACTGTCTCAATCTTTGGGTCGTCCTCCAGTTGTAGCAGAAATTGCCGAATCCTTAAATGTATTGCCTAGTCAAATACGGGAATACCTTCACGTTTCCCGCACTCCAGTCTCGCTAGAAATGCGAGTCGGAGATGAGCGCGAAACTGAACTAGCTGACATTTTACCGATGGATGGTATTTCCCTAGATGAGCAAATAACTCAAGAGCTTTTACATCAAGACTTGAGTAAGTTGCTGGCATTGCTCAATCCAAGGCAACGAGAAGTATTGACTCTACGTTTTGGATTGTCAGATAATCAGCAACTAACCTTAAGTCAAGTTGCAAAACGCCTAAATCTTAGTCGAGAGACAATTCGTAAAACTGAACATCTTGCTTTAAAAATTTTGCGCTCTCATCAAAATAAGATTAAAGACTATCTTCTTAATTAG
- a CDS encoding ParA family protein, whose translation MIITVASFKGGVGKTTTAVHLAAYLNRKGAALLVDGDQNRSAMTWAAPGKLPFKVVTDIQMPKYIRQFEHIIIDTQARPTKEDLEELADSCDLLILPTTPKALDLDALLRTIEILHQMKSNFKVLLTMVPPPPSQSGKEAKEMLLAENIPIFKAEIKRLVAFERAPLEGVIVKDYPDPRADAAWAGYEELGKEIMV comes from the coding sequence GTGATTATTACAGTAGCTAGTTTCAAAGGTGGAGTAGGCAAGACAACAACGGCTGTTCACTTAGCAGCTTATTTAAACCGAAAGGGGGCAGCTTTACTTGTTGATGGTGATCAGAACCGTTCTGCTATGACATGGGCTGCACCAGGGAAACTACCATTCAAGGTAGTCACTGATATTCAGATGCCTAAATATATTCGTCAGTTTGAGCATATTATAATTGACACCCAAGCCCGACCAACCAAAGAAGACCTTGAAGAGCTAGCTGACTCTTGTGATCTTCTTATCTTGCCAACGACACCAAAAGCTTTAGATTTGGATGCTCTTTTAAGAACAATTGAAATCTTGCACCAGATGAAATCCAATTTTAAAGTTTTACTAACGATGGTTCCACCACCACCAAGCCAGTCTGGGAAGGAGGCAAAAGAAATGCTTTTAGCTGAAAATATTCCTATTTTTAAAGCTGAAATTAAGCGCCTAGTAGCTTTTGAAAGAGCGCCTTTAGAGGGTGTTATCGTCAAAGATTACCCTGACCCAAGAGCAGATGCTGCTTGGGCTGGGTATGAAGAACTTGGAAAGGAGATAATGGTCTAA
- a CDS encoding ParM/StbA family protein, whose amino-acid sequence MSNIHTLQKIFPAGFDNGYGSLKLLVDGFEVVRVPSYITNAEMEDVPGRVVFNGSAYTVGESAYRTGNYFDRNTDNNENKVNNALLTLLGALAHLPHRKAWHLKLVVSLHDVALASELQKVLNGEYQPILAGKQSEVKVEVLKVVLEGMGALFGHPLPKKLTILDFGNGTTLYSRYNRGQREVHTAYPIGVEVLIDDISQKMKHLNGGKIGDPSKIRFCLEMGHTRYSRDIDIKDIYSASLKDWYEKYLKKVVNLTLDAKHQGDEIWAIGGGCLLPGFKKLLEKNGFKILDNPVEANVSGLLEMAKTIFAKNPTTTSLK is encoded by the coding sequence ATGTCAAACATTCACACGTTGCAAAAAATTTTTCCTGCGGGTTTCGATAACGGTTATGGAAGCCTAAAACTTTTAGTCGATGGCTTTGAAGTAGTTCGTGTGCCAAGCTATATAACTAATGCCGAGATGGAAGATGTTCCAGGACGTGTAGTTTTTAACGGTAGTGCTTATACTGTTGGAGAGTCAGCTTACCGGACAGGGAATTATTTTGACCGCAACACAGACAATAATGAAAATAAAGTCAACAACGCATTATTGACTTTATTGGGTGCATTAGCACATCTACCACACCGTAAGGCTTGGCACTTAAAATTAGTCGTCAGTTTACATGATGTTGCTCTGGCATCAGAACTACAAAAAGTACTCAATGGAGAATATCAGCCAATACTTGCTGGCAAACAATCAGAAGTAAAAGTAGAAGTGCTGAAAGTTGTACTAGAGGGTATGGGTGCATTGTTTGGGCATCCACTACCGAAAAAATTAACCATTTTAGACTTTGGCAATGGAACAACCCTGTATTCTCGTTACAACCGGGGTCAACGAGAAGTTCACACCGCCTACCCCATCGGTGTGGAAGTTCTCATCGATGATATCTCCCAAAAAATGAAACATTTAAATGGGGGAAAAATCGGAGACCCATCCAAAATCCGATTTTGTCTGGAAATGGGGCATACCCGATACAGCCGTGACATCGATATCAAAGATATATACAGTGCTTCTTTAAAAGATTGGTATGAAAAATACTTGAAGAAAGTGGTGAATCTGACACTGGATGCCAAGCATCAGGGGGATGAAATCTGGGCGATTGGTGGAGGTTGCCTTTTACCAGGATTCAAAAAGTTGTTAGAAAAGAATGGCTTCAAAATCCTGGACAATCCGGTAGAAGCCAATGTCTCTGGGCTTTTAGAGATGGCAAAAACTATTTTTGCCAAGAACCCAACTACTACATCTCTTAAGTGA
- a CDS encoding alpha/beta fold hydrolase, with protein MRAKIRDTEIFFDVEGSALVVDGDQICSKPVAFLIHGGPGADHTSFKPTFSPLSQKLQLVYFDHRGQGRSARGSKETYTLDNNVEDMEALRQHLGLDKIVVIGGSYGGMVALTYAVRYPQNVSHLIVIATAAHSGFLERAKEILASKGTEEQKASVQRLWDGNFENEEQLRQYFQVLGPMYSLRYDPTKSGIAWSRNILSVDAINVAFGGFLRNYNILDQLHKITAPTLVLAGRHDWICAPEFSEEIAQAIPNADLRIFENSSHLIRADEPEALLDAIAGFLVYKH; from the coding sequence ATGCGAGCGAAAATACGAGATACAGAGATTTTCTTTGATGTGGAAGGTTCTGCATTAGTGGTAGATGGCGATCAAATCTGCTCTAAACCTGTTGCTTTTCTAATTCACGGGGGACCTGGTGCGGATCATACTTCCTTTAAACCAACATTCTCGCCTTTAAGCCAAAAACTACAACTAGTCTATTTTGACCATCGCGGTCAAGGAAGGTCTGCCCGTGGATCTAAAGAAACCTATACTCTAGACAATAATGTTGAAGATATGGAAGCGTTGCGCCAACACCTTGGTCTGGACAAAATTGTTGTGATTGGCGGTTCTTACGGTGGTATGGTGGCTCTAACTTATGCAGTTCGCTATCCTCAGAATGTCTCTCATCTGATTGTCATTGCCACGGCAGCCCATAGTGGCTTTTTAGAAAGAGCTAAGGAAATTCTAGCATCAAAAGGAACTGAAGAACAAAAAGCAAGCGTTCAGCGACTTTGGGATGGGAACTTTGAAAATGAGGAACAGCTAAGACAGTATTTTCAAGTATTGGGACCTATGTATTCCCTAAGATATGATCCCACTAAGTCAGGCATTGCATGGAGCCGGAATATTCTCTCAGTTGATGCGATTAATGTTGCTTTTGGCGGTTTCCTCCGCAACTACAATATTCTTGACCAGTTACATAAAATTACCGCACCCACTTTAGTTCTTGCAGGTCGGCATGATTGGATTTGCGCTCCAGAGTTTTCTGAAGAAATTGCTCAAGCAATTCCTAATGCCGATTTGAGAATTTTTGAGAATAGCAGTCATTTGATTCGGGCAGATGAGCCAGAAGCACTTTTAGATGCAATCGCGGGGTTTTTAGTTTACAAACATTAG
- a CDS encoding IS630 family transposase (programmed frameshift), producing the protein MAKKYIVDLNEDEVSQLQAIIKKGKHKARTITRANILLMASEGETDQAIASIVRAHVATVQRIREKFVIGGLDFALKDEVHPPKPKKLDEKQEAFLIATACSNPPVGRVRWTMQLLADHLVNVGIIDSISDETVRQTLKKNEIKPWLKEQWCIPEVNAEYVFRMEDVLDLYNEPYDPKRPVVCFDERPYQLVEEVRLPLPPEPEQPERYDFEYKRNGTVNLFACFQPLAGWRHIEVTERRTKADFAKQMKNLVDVCYRDADVVRLVVDNLNIHTPSALYEVFSPEEARRIIQKLEFHYTPKHASWLNQVEIELSVLSRQCLERRIPNPETLTSEIAAWEKQRNQQKASVYWGFQTKDARRKMQRLYPNLT; encoded by the exons ATGGCGAAAAAGTACATTGTTGACTTGAATGAAGATGAAGTTTCTCAGCTACAAGCAATAATTAAAAAAGGTAAGCACAAAGCAAGAACTATAACCCGTGCAAACATTCTTCTAATGGCTTCTGAAGGAGAAACGGATCAAGCGATCGCTAGCATAGTTAGAGCGCATGTTGCAACAGTGCAACGAATACGAGAAAAATTTGTCATTGGGGGGTTAGATTTTGCTTTGAAGGATGAAGTTCATCCACCAAAACCTAAAAAGTTAGATGAAAAACAAGAAGCATTTTTGATTGCAACTGCTTGTTCTAATCCACCAGTCGGAAGAGTACGTTGGACAATGCAATTATTAGCAGATCATTTAGTGAACGTTGGTATCATAGATTCAATCTCAGATGAAACAGTACGTCAAACTTTAAAAAAAA ACGAAATCAAGCCTTGGTTGAAAGAACAATGGTGTATTCCTGAAGTTAACGCAGAATATGTTTTCCGAATGGAAGATGTGCTGGATTTATACAATGAGCCTTATGATCCTAAACGCCCTGTAGTCTGCTTTGATGAACGTCCATACCAATTAGTAGAAGAAGTAAGACTTCCTTTGCCACCAGAGCCGGAGCAGCCTGAACGTTATGACTTTGAGTATAAACGTAACGGGACAGTAAATTTATTTGCATGTTTTCAACCCTTGGCGGGCTGGCGGCATATCGAAGTTACAGAGCGTCGAACTAAAGCCGATTTTGCTAAACAGATGAAAAATTTAGTAGATGTTTGCTACCGAGATGCCGATGTTGTTCGTTTAGTAGTTGATAACTTGAATATTCATACCCCCAGTGCATTATATGAAGTTTTTTCACCAGAAGAAGCACGTCGAATTATTCAAAAATTAGAGTTTCACTATACTCCTAAACACGCTTCTTGGCTGAATCAAGTAGAAATTGAATTATCTGTTTTGTCTCGCCAATGTTTAGAACGCCGTATTCCTAATCCAGAAACATTAACTTCTGAGATTGCCGCTTGGGAGAAACAACGTAATCAGCAAAAAGCCAGTGTCTATTGGGGTTTTCAAACCAAAGATGCTCGCCGAAAAATGCAGCGTTTATATCCGAATTTAACCTAG
- a CDS encoding IS4 family transposase codes for MSKPRKKQGNPDFRHRVSVPAPASQEIESRLFELVSPGTFANLKGVKDKERSLRSRVLTLPVMAAIVLSIVYRQIQHLTDVLRSLEIEGLMWVKATKVSKQALSQRLNSLPATLFAKLFEQVIERLAVKRSVRELAPAWSSVAQRFTAIWIADASTLEAMKKHFGQLQEKTGTVLAGKILMVVEAFTHTPVAIWYDADAKMNETRWWQALLERLPDGGLLIVDMGFYGFEWFDSLTATGKYVLTRQKNLVTYRVTRVLSQGSHYKDEIIHMGLNHTHPCHHPMRLVSVLWGKTWYHYLTNVLDPQQLSAQEVCDLYRRRWRIEDAFLLTKRLLGLSYLWVGGTNGVQMQIYATWIFYAVLNDLCADVAIALRQPIERISVEMVFRSLYFFHRARSHNSQLQLIPWLVEHQRSMGLVKAVRQRHRRNAARSLDIWASALT; via the coding sequence ATGAGTAAACCACGGAAAAAGCAAGGGAATCCAGATTTTCGCCATCGAGTCAGCGTACCTGCCCCAGCCAGCCAAGAGATAGAATCACGACTGTTTGAACTAGTCAGCCCAGGTACATTTGCTAACCTCAAAGGGGTAAAAGACAAAGAACGGAGCTTGCGTTCACGAGTACTGACCTTGCCAGTAATGGCAGCAATAGTATTGAGTATAGTGTATCGACAAATACAGCATCTCACAGATGTATTGCGATCGCTAGAAATAGAGGGATTAATGTGGGTGAAAGCAACAAAAGTGAGTAAGCAAGCGTTGTCACAAAGACTCAATAGTTTGCCGGCTACACTATTTGCGAAATTATTCGAGCAAGTGATAGAGCGTCTGGCAGTGAAAAGGAGCGTAAGAGAATTAGCCCCAGCTTGGTCATCAGTAGCACAAAGATTTACCGCTATCTGGATTGCAGATGCCTCAACACTCGAAGCAATGAAAAAACACTTCGGACAACTGCAAGAAAAAACAGGTACGGTGTTGGCAGGAAAAATACTGATGGTTGTAGAAGCTTTCACTCACACTCCGGTAGCAATTTGGTATGATGCTGATGCCAAAATGAATGAGACTCGTTGGTGGCAAGCACTGTTAGAACGTTTACCTGATGGTGGCTTACTGATAGTAGACATGGGATTTTATGGCTTTGAGTGGTTTGATTCTCTTACCGCAACTGGTAAGTATGTACTCACACGCCAGAAGAATTTGGTGACATATCGGGTAACACGTGTACTTTCTCAAGGCTCTCACTACAAAGATGAAATTATTCACATGGGATTGAATCACACTCACCCTTGCCACCATCCCATGCGCTTAGTATCAGTATTGTGGGGTAAGACTTGGTATCATTACTTAACTAATGTTCTTGACCCACAACAACTTTCGGCACAAGAAGTTTGTGATTTATACCGACGACGTTGGCGGATTGAGGACGCATTTTTATTGACTAAGCGATTGTTGGGCTTGTCCTATCTGTGGGTTGGTGGTACTAACGGTGTACAAATGCAAATATACGCTACTTGGATTTTCTACGCTGTTCTAAATGACTTGTGTGCTGATGTAGCGATCGCTCTACGACAACCCATTGAACGTATTTCCGTAGAAATGGTGTTTCGCAGTTTATATTTTTTCCATCGCGCACGATCGCACAATTCACAACTACAACTGATTCCTTGGCTAGTTGAGCATCAACGTTCTATGGGTCTTGTGAAAGCTGTTCGTCAGCGACACCGACGCAACGCCGCCAGGTCGCTTGACATTTGGGCTTCTGCCTTAACTTGA
- a CDS encoding transposase encodes MHHDRDINASKNILAAGLAVSAPVTHGGNPLGASLSLWEKTALACLWSEHKT; translated from the coding sequence ATACACCACGACAGAGATATTAACGCAAGTAAGAATATTTTGGCTGCGGGACTCGCAGTTTCAGCGCCAGTCACTCATGGGGGAAACCCCCTTGGCGCTAGCCTCTCCCTTTGGGAGAAGACCGCGCTGGCTTGTCTGTGGAGCGAACATAAGACCTGA
- a CDS encoding Uma2 family endonuclease, with protein sequence MNVVTPKRFTIDEYHRLIELEFLKESDRIELIRGELIQMVAKGTPHTVCGSILCRQLDRLLGDRAVIRGQDPITLPSQSEPEPDVAVARGKDEDYLAHHPYPEDIFLVIEISDSTLDYDQTTKLKIYAEAAISDYWIVNLNVRQLERYSQPYQNAQGEFNYLSKQISLPHQSVTIPGFEDVLLDLNRVFPKVVNA encoded by the coding sequence ATGAACGTTGTCACACCAAAACGATTTACTATTGACGAATATCATCGGCTGATTGAACTGGAATTTCTAAAGGAGAGCGATCGCATCGAGTTGATTCGCGGAGAACTAATTCAGATGGTAGCCAAGGGCACACCTCATACAGTCTGCGGTTCTATCTTATGCCGCCAATTGGATCGGTTGTTGGGCGATCGTGCCGTGATTCGCGGACAAGATCCGATTACTTTGCCTTCGCAAAGTGAACCTGAACCAGATGTGGCGGTAGCACGTGGCAAAGACGAAGATTATCTCGCCCATCATCCTTATCCAGAAGATATTTTTTTAGTGATTGAGATTTCGGACTCAACCCTAGATTACGACCAAACAACAAAGTTAAAAATCTACGCAGAAGCCGCAATTTCTGATTATTGGATTGTCAACTTAAATGTTCGCCAACTTGAGCGTTATAGCCAACCCTATCAAAATGCTCAAGGTGAATTCAATTATCTCAGCAAGCAGATATCTTTACCACATCAGTCAGTAACGATTCCTGGATTTGAAGATGTTTTATTAGACTTGAATCGGGTATTTCCCAAGGTTGTAAATGCCTAG
- a CDS encoding DUF1186 family protein produces MCFRSGENTLENFSNNPSELLDKNDYILHIYALYLLAQFSEALAYPLIVKSFSAPGDISMDVTGDIVTEDLGRIFASVSHGNIEPLKQLISNQQINEYVRSAALEALLP; encoded by the coding sequence ATGTGCTTTAGGTCTGGTGAGAATACTTTAGAAAACTTCAGCAATAATCCGTCAGAGTTATTGGATAAAAATGATTATATCTTACATATTTATGCCTTGTATCTATTAGCACAATTTAGTGAAGCATTAGCCTATCCTCTGATTGTCAAGTCTTTTTCGGCTCCAGGGGACATCTCAATGGATGTAACCGGAGATATAGTAACTGAGGATTTAGGGAGAATATTTGCTTCTGTCAGTCATGGAAATATTGAACCACTAAAACAACTAATATCAAATCAACAAATCAATGAATATGTCAGAAGTGCAGCATTAGAAGCGTTACTACCCTGA